The Proteus terrae subsp. cibarius genome contains the following window.
TAAAGGCGAAACTATTCCTAAAATTGCCCTTTATCGCCATATCAACAACCGTGATTTTAATGATTTACTTGATGAGCACGTTATTGCCGTCGCCAGTGATTGCGATTTAAGCGTCAATTTTCCATTACTTGATATCAACGCACCTGAGGCTATTGCAGAATTTATTGCAGATTGGCTGAAGCGGATGAAATAAAAATCTCAAATAATAAAGCGCCCTATAAAGGCGCTTTATTTTCAATTAAATAGAGGAAATTAAGCAAATATAATTGCTTGATAAGGCTGAAGAATAAAATGGCCTTGTCCATCTTCCACTATTGGACTGTTATGCAAATAAATATTTTTAGCGTTAATGGTTAGTGTTTTTTCTTCACCACTAAAATTACAGTAAATATTGACTGAGTTGCCTTCATAAGTACGCTTAAAAGCAATCACATTTTCTGGTGAATCTAATGGTAAAAACTCACCGTAAATCAGAATATCACTGATCTCTGAATGTCGTCTTAATGCAATTAATTGTTGGTAATAAGCGAAAAGAGAGTGCTTATCGTTCGTTTCTTGTTGCGCATTAATATCGACATAGTTAGGGTTAACTTTTAACCAAGGTTTACCTGTACTAAAACCACCATTTATTTCACTATTCCATTGGAAAGGTGTTCTTGAGTTATCACGACTACGGCTATTAAAGTATTCTATAATTTGCTTATCGCTATAACCTAATTTCTTGCCCCATTCATGCAATTTAAACACATGTAAATCATCATGTTCCTCTAATGTCATAGGGCAATTTGTCATGCCGATTTCTTGCCCTTGATAAATAAAAGGCGTCCCTCGTTGAGTTAATAAAAATGTCGCTAACATTTTGGCACTAATAGGATTAATGCCTCCTTTAGGAAGAAATTTATTTAATGAACGAGGTTGATCGTGATTTTCTAAATAAGGTGCCCCCCAACCTACTCGTTGAGTATCTAATTGGCTTTTAATAAATACAGGTTTTAATCTTTCACCTGTGATTGGATTTATGGTAAATGGTTTCTCATTACGAATGTCTAAGTCAGCAATACTAAAATCGAATACCATAGAGAAATAACCATTCTCACCAACATAAGCACGTAAATCTTTTTCAGGCACGTCAATTTCTGCAACTGTCATACTATTTGCTGGCTTAAAAGTGTTCTCAGCTAATTCAGTTAAGAACTTATCAATGCCAGGTTGATTTAAAACCCAAGGTACTAAAGATGCAGAACCATCATCTTTATCGGGTTCAAATTGATATTCAGATAAGGCTTCAGGGGATTTTTTTAAATTACCAATCGCATCAATACGAAATCCAGCAATACCTTTTTTGATCCAGGCATTAATCATATTGATAATATCTTTACGTAATTGTGGATTTTCCCAATTTAAGTCCGGCTGTTCAGGGCCAAATGAATTGAAATACCAACGATTTGTTTTTCCAACACGACTCCAAACAGAGCAGTCAAAATAAGTACGTAAATTATTAGGAGGAGTCGGCTTATCCCATTGTTTAAATATATAGTAATCGGCATATGGGCTATTTGGATCTTCAATTGCGGCTTTAAACCATGGATGCTCATCAGAAGAGTGATTTAATACTAAATCTAATAGAATTTTAATATCACGTTTTTTAGCTTCGCTAATTAGCTTATCTAACGCGTTATTATCCCCAAAGATAGGATCGACAACAGAATAATCAGCAATATCATAACCATTGTCTTTCATTGGCGATTTAAAAATGGGGCATAACCAAATAACATTTGTACCGAGTGACTGAATATAATCTAATTTCTCTGTGATCCCTGCTAAATCCCCAACACCATCCCCGTTACTATCATAATAACTCTTAGGATAAATTTGATAGACCACCGCTTCTTTCCACCAAGAATTAGACATATTCACCCCACTAAGGTAATTAGTATTTATGGAACTGTTCCATAATTAATATAAGTTACTATAGACACTAAAATTGCGAATAAGGCCATTAACCTACAAAAATGTGAAATAGCTCATACTAAAAAAACACAATTACCTCATTAAATATGGCTTTGTATAAATCAGATTAAGATATATTAAGCATTCAACTAATAAAAAGGAGCACAGCATATTCAATGGCCGGGATCCGTGATGTCGCAAAAAAAGCCAATGTCGCAGCAAGCACTGTTTCTAGAGCATTAAATAACAGTGGTTATGTATCTCAAGCTGCACGAGAAAAAATAAAGAAAGCGGTAGAGGAATTAGATTATATTCCTGATACTTGGCTAAGAAATTTATATCAACAGAAAAGTGCCGTTGTTGGTGTCATTATTAATAGCCTTGAATACCCTTATTTTGCGACAGTGACACGTTTTATTGAAAATAAGCTCGCTGAAAATGGCTATAGCATGATGTTATGTGCAACACAAAATAGCAAAGTACGCGAACGTATATTTTTTGATATGCTCAAACGTGGTCAGATCGACGGTATTATTGCAGAATATCTATTATTGGATGATAGAGAATATCAACATATTAAAAAGCCTGTGGTAACACTAGATCGTCATCTTCGTGATATTCCATTGGTTTGCTCTGATCACCATACTGGCGGTCGATTAGCAGCAGAACACCTTATTCAAAAGGGTTGCAAAAAAATCCTCTATATTGAAGATAACTCAAGTTATTTATCATCAACACCTTCATATCAAAGCTGTTTAGCTTTTAAAGAAACGCTTATTCAGGCAGGTATTAAACCTATTCCATGCAAAGTAAATTGGAAGGAAGAAGAGAAAGATTATTTTCACTCTTTTGCCACAAAAATACTTTCTTTGTATTCAGATATTGATGCCATTTTTGCCGCTGATATTCCAGCAATGGCATTATTTAATGAAGCAACAAGACGAAATATTGCCATTCCAGAACAATTAAAAATTGTTGCTTACGATGGAAGCCCTTGGTTAAATCAGACACTGCGCCAATTAACTTGTATTGAACAGCCCTTTGAAAAACTGGCTGAAAAAAGTGTAGAAGTGATTAGTGCATTAATTGAGAATAAAGAAATAGCAGATAACGTCTCTGTTATTCCAGTGAAGTTTATTCAAGGTGAAAGTAGCTAAGACATAATTTATAAATATTTACGTATTTCAATTAATTATAGATCTGGTGGTAATAGTGGTAAATCGTTATAGGGTGTTTTAGGAAACCAACTCATATGTTTATAAAACTCATTTATATAGACATATAGCTATAACATGTCTATACCATAAAAAAACGCCAAAGAAAGTTGCCCCTCTTTGGCGTTTTATTCGATTATGTTTTACTTCAAAATTGAGTAAAAGCTATCGTTCTTATTTTGCAGGACGGACAGCGATGACTTCAATTTCTACACGCCATGCTGGATTTGCCAGTTTAGCGATTTGGAACGTTGAACGAGCTGGCAGTTGTTCAGTTTTCGAAGCATCAAAGTACTTAGAATAACCGTCCATAAAGCCTTTAAAGTCCATCTCACCTTTAGTTTCTTCACCACCGACTAAGAAGACTTGCATTTTAACAACGTCTTTCATGTCTAAGCCAAGTTCATTCAGATGAGTTTTGATTTGCTCTAATACACTGATAGTTTGTTCTTCAGTGTTACCATAAGAAGCTAATACACCTTCTGGCGCATCTGCTGATTTCTTAGCGGGTACTTTGCCACTTAAGAAAACAAGGTTGTTACCTGCACTAACTTCAACAGACTCCGAAATAGGCATACCGTTTAATTTATGGTGCACAACACCCTCCGCATTCGCACTTGCTACACCAAAAATAAAAGGTAGGGCAACAAGTAAACTTTTATAGCGCATGAAAACTCCTTAACATGTTTAATTTACAGTAAAACAAGGGGTTACTTATTTCTTAAAACGATCCATACTAAATGGCGTTGGATCAATAACTGGTTTTTTGCCCGTTACGATATCAGCAGTCACTTCACCTGCTGCTGGGCCTTCGGTCATACCCCATACTGTCGCGGTATTGATAACCAGACCAGGGTATTCTTTGACCTCAGAAATAATTGGTAATTCATCAAATGTTGGGCTAACAACAGCTCCCCAACGTTCAACGACTTGTGATTTTTCAAATACTGGGAATTCCGCTTTCATTCTTTGGAATACAGCATCTAAGTGCTCAGTATTTTGTGTTGCTGTTGCTGTACGATATTGTTCAAACGGTGTTTTTTCATCTAATTTCCAAGATGTTGCCATCTTGAATGAATTAAATAAGTCTTCACCGATAGAGAATTCTAATGGCAGCTCACCACCACCTAACAGATGCATGAACTTAGGCCCTAACAAGAAGCTATCTTTCACGATAGAACTTGTGAAAATACGTGGTGCGACAGCATAAGTACCATCGGCTTGTTCACGGAAGTGAATACCATTTGGTAAATGCACATTGCCACGAGGTGCGCCCGGAACACCTGATACACGTTGCTGTGATAAGTAAACATTCAGCGTTGGAATATCAATGCCCATGTTACCCATAAATAAACGTGACCAAATACCACCCGCAAGAACAACGTGAGATGTTCTAATTGCGCCTTTTTCTGTTACAACATCAGAAATTTTACCACCCGCAGTTTCGATACCTCTTACCGCGCAGTTGGTGTAGATTTTTACGCCAATTTGTTTAGCGTAACGAGCTAATGCAGGTGTTCCTGTTTCTGGATCAACAGAACCTGAGTCTTCTTCAAAAGCAGCAACAGTCCATGGTGTTTGGGCACCAACAAGACGGTTTGATAACTCTTCACCTTTAATAATGCGAGTATTTAATGGTGTATCAAATCCAGCCGTTTCTTTAGCTGTTTTGATCCATGCTTGAGCTTTATCAAACGCTTTTTCATCAGCAAGGGCTTCTACACGACCTTGTGTGCGATAACTGGTATCGGCACCAATTTTCTCGTTCATTCCACGCCATAAGATTTTCCCGTAATGGTGTAATGGGAAAATTTCTGGTGATGTCTGATAACTAATAATTTGGCTGTATGCTCGGCCCGATTGTTCACCGCCAATCTCGCCTTTTTCTAAAATAGTGACACTCATGCCACGTTCTGCAAGGTTGATAGCGGTCATGATACCTTGGATACCAGCACCGATAATCACTGCATCAGACTCTTTAGGCAGAGCACCCTCTGTGCCTTCGACAAATGATACTCTAGATTTAGTTTCAACGAATTTGCCATCACGGCGAACCATTGGAACTAACGCAGCGCCACCAGCTAAAACACCCGCAGCACCAACACCTAAAAGCAGCTTTCTCCTTGAAATTTTCATCTTCTACCTCAGTAATGGATTTACCATTTATATTTATAATGTTATTAATTTGTATCTTTAAAAGTGGATATTATCATAGTTCATTACATTGTTAATAATTATAATTATTTGTTAACCATTTACCTCAACAACAATATCCATAGATACAATATGGTCAATTTAATCGATTTTTCTCATAAAAAAACATCATTTAAAGACATTCCTTCCCTGAATGAGTCTAGGTTACTCTATGATAAATAAAGATATAATTACCCACCTTAACATTATTAATAAAAAATATAATTGTTTATTTAATTAACATTTAGATACAAATCAGTATGTAAACCTGTCAATATTTGTTTACAAAACAAGCAAAACCCATCGCACAAATGCATAAAATAAAAAGAGGATATCGATTAGGTAATAACCTTTTTTTTACAAGTCGATAATTTTACTTAATCACTGGTTTATTGGTTAGTTAGTAGACGAATATGCTTTTTTGGGAAAATAGGTAGAAAAGAGGATGTTTGAGTCCGAAACAAAACGGGGCTAAGTACAATTTTTCAATAAAAAAGCCAGAGAGTTAACTCTGGCTTTTCATGTAATTATAAAAGTAAGCTGTATAAATATAGCTTATCTCATCGTAACAAATTCTTCTGCTGCAGTTGGGTGTATTGCCACAGTATCATCAAAGTCTTTTTTCGTTGCGCCCATTTTCAGTGCAACAGCAAAGCCTTGTAACATTTCATCCATACCAAAACCAATACCATGAATACCAACAATTTTTTCGTCTGCACCAACACAAACCAACTTCATACGACATGGTTGACGATGACGAGTCACTGCACTATACATCGCTGTGAAAGACGATTTGTATACTTTGACCTGATCAGCACCGTATTGCTCAACCGCTTGGGGCTCTGTTAAACCAACAGTACCAATAGCAGGATGGCTAAATACAACGGTCGGAATATTTGAATAGTCTAAGTGTTCGTTAGGTTTGTTATTAAATAAACGCTCTGATAAACGACGCCCGGCGGCAACAGCAACGGGTGTTAATTCAACCGCTCCTGTGTTATCGCCAACCGCATAAATACCTTTTACATTGGTATTTTGGAATTTATCAACTTTGATATAACCTTTTTCATTTAACTCGACGCCCGTTACTGCCAGATTCAGGTTATCTGTTGCAGGCTCACGTCCAATTGCCCAGATTAAAGTATCAACAGTCTGCTCTGTACCGTTTTCTAGTTGTAGCGTTAAACTTCCATCTGCATTTTTAATCACAGCTTTAGGAATAGCATGTGTATGTAACTTAGGCCCTTCGGTTTCCATCACTTCTAACAGTGTTTCAACGATTAATGGGTCGAAATTACGCAGTGGTGCATGTTTACGCACAAATAGATGTGTTTCGCTACCTAAAGCATTTAATACACCAGCAAGTTCAACAGCGATATAACCAGCACCAACAACAGCAACGCGTTTTGGTAAGGCTTTTAATTCAAAGAAACCATCAGAATTAATACCATACTCAGCGCCCGGAATATTAGGTTGAACAGGACGGCCGCCTGTTGCAATCAGAATATTATCAGCCGTGATCTTCTCACCGTTGACTTCAATAGTATTGGCATCAACAAAACGAGCAAACCCTTGGATAACATCAACTTTGTTATTGCCTAAAACACGGTCATAAGATTGATGAATACGGTCAATATAAGCAGAACGGCTACTGATGAGTGTATCCCAATCAAAACGGTTCACTGTGGTATCAAAACCATAATCAGGACCGTATTGATGAATAGCTTCGGCAATTTGGGCTGCATGCCACATCACTTTTTTAGGTACACAACCCACGTTTACACAAGTGCCACCTAATGCTTTCGCTTCAATTAATGCACATTTTTGGCCATACATTGCCGCTCTATTAATTGAAGCGATACCGCCACTACCGCCACCGATGGCGATATAATCGTAATGTTTGCTCGTCATTTCTCTGATCCATTTATCTGTAGAAAAATAGGTAACTCACAGGCTAAGTCTTTCATATCATGATGTCTATTATGACAAAATTTAAAACATAGCACGTTAGATTTTAACTTTTACAGTAATAGGCAAAAACAATAATAAAGATGCTTATTCTGGTACAACCCACTCAACTAATGTATGTCCAATCCCCTCAGGAACTAAGGTTTTATGTAACCAAGGGAGTATTGATTTCATTTGTGATTCTAATTTCCAAGGTGGATTAATCACAATCATCCCTGATGCCGTCATTCCCAATTGATCACTATCAGGTTTTACTGCTAATTCGATTTGTAAAATCTTACGGATCCCTGTTGCTTCAAGCTCTTTTAACATACGTTTGATTTGCTGACGATGAACAACAGGATACCAAATCGCATAAGTTCCCGTCGCGAAGCGCTTATGGCCTTCAACAACACCTTTAACAACAGCAGAATAGTCTTGTTTAAGCTCATAAGGTGGATCAATTAATGCAAATCCACGACGACTTGGAGGAGGTAACTTAGATTTTAATTGACCAAAACCATCTTCACGAGAAACTCTAGCTCGCTCATCACGAGAGAATTCAGTACGTAATAAAGGAAAATCTGTTGGATGTAATTCTGTTAGTACTAAAGAATCTTGTGCTCTTAGTAATTTTCCCGCTAATAGAGGAGATCCAGGATAATAACGCAGTTCTCCACTTGCGTTTAATTCTCCGACCGCTTCAAGGTAAGGCAAAATAAGCTCTGGCACCTCTTCTTGTTGCCATAAGCGCGCAATCCCTTCTAAATATTCGCCAGTGCGAGTCGCATGAGCATTGGTTAATTGATAACGTCCAGCGCCAGCATGAGTATCAAGATAAAGAAAAGGTTTCTCTTTCTCTTTTAAAGACTCAATGATGAGTGTTTGAACAATATGTTTTAAAACATCGGCGTGGTTGCCAGCATGGAAACTATGGCGATAGCTCAGCATTCTTTATCTTCCGTTAGAAATAAGTATAGCTTAGTAATTAATTTACTCTGAAATCGTGATTAAACTCAGTGTATCAGAAAAAGCCGAACTTCTTCATTGAAAGCGAAAGAAACGTTGTGTCTTAGTATTCAACCGTTATGATAAGTCCATATTTCACTTTAGTTTAAATAGGATAATAAGATGAAAAAATTACTTTTTACTGCCATAACCCTAAGTTTACTCGCAAGTAATGCTTATGCTGATAGATCAATCAATGGCTGCGAAATAAAAAAACAAAATATCCAAAAACAGATGGAATATGCGAAAGCACATGGTAATCAATACCGTATCCAAGGTTTAGAGCGAGCATTGCAAAATGTTGAACGCTATTGCACACCAGAAAAAGTGGTTGAAAACACACGCCTTGAATTACGTGAAAAACAACTCGATGTCAAAGAGCGTGAACTTGAATTAAAAGAAGCGCAACTTAAAGGTGATGCAGATAAAATTGCTAAACAAGAAAGAAAACTGGCTGAAGAAAAAGCAGAATTAAAAGCCATTGAAGATGAATTAAATCTACTGACAAAGTAGTCATTATCAGTAATTAATGCCTACTCCTTATTTGACTGTGAAATACAGAATAAAATAATAAGTGAGTAGCCATTCTCTTATTAAACTAAACTTAATTTCAGAATTGCTGTATTGGTTTTTTATCCTTTATTAAGTACAAGATTATCTACGCCTTTTGATAGAGCATCATCTACACTTAAGCCAGAACAAACAAATACATCTCCTAAATCAGTGGCTAATTACAATAAGCATAAGGTGTGTAATAGAAATTAAGCTATGATATTTTTGAGTGAAAACTATAGTAGTGACACTCAATTATTAAAAATGGACAGATCTAATTAAAGAGGATATATGTCAGAAGAGCAGCAACCCCAAACAGAAAATGAAAAAACTCAACTGACTCAGCCGCTCAAAAAAGGGCTGGAAAAAGGGCTCCATGGCGGAAAAAAAGCCATTGGTGTTGGGATTAAAATCAGTAATTTTATTACTAACATTCCTTTTATTGCACATCTAATTCGCACCGCCGAACGTTTTACTGACAGAATGGGAAATCAGTTTGGTGCCGCCATTACCTACTTTTCATTTTTATCATTAATCCCTGTATTAATGCTTTCCTTTGCTTGTGCGGGTTTCGTTTTAGCTTCAAACCCAGATTTACTCGCTAAATTAATTACAGGTGTTGCAAATAGCATTGATGACCCAACGCTTGCATCCACTGTTCAACAGAGTATTGATACCGCAGTTCGCCAGCGTACAACTGTTGGTTTAACTGGTTTAGCGATTGCACTTTATTCTGGTGTCAATTGGGTGGGTAATTTACGCCAAGCAATTTTGGCGCAATCACGCCCCGTTTGGGAAAGAAATAAAGAAGAGCAAGAAAAAATCTATTTCCGCTATTTTCGTGACTTTTTAGCGCTAATTGGCTTACTTTTTGCGTTAATTGTCACTATTACACTAACTTCTGTGGCAGGTTCAGCCCAAAGAATGATTGTTCATACACTAGGGTTAGATGGTATTGAATGGCTAACACCAGCATGGACAACAATCGGCTTAACTATTTCCATTACCGCAAACTATTTACTCTTTTTATGGATTTTGTGGATCTTGCCTCGTCATCAGCCCAAACGGATTTCACTTATTAAAGGTACTCTTATCGCTGCGATCGGTTTTGAAATTTTGAAATCGGTAATGACATGGATGCTACCAAGAATAGCCAGTTCACCTTCAGGCGCTGCATTTGGTTCAGTGATAGGTTTAATGGCTTTCTTCTACTTTTTTGCCCGATTAACGCTCTTTTGTGCCGCATGGATAGCCACTGATGGCCCAAATATGCGTAAAGAACAGCTGGCTGAAACGCAATCAACATCTTAACTTTATGATAAAACTATATGGTTAATTCCCTGCATTAACCACCTATAAATAACGTAATAAGGAAAAACAATGCCATACGTTAATATTAAAATTACACGCGAAGGTGCAACCGCTGAGCAAAAAGAGCAACTTATTGTGGGAGCAACACAACTTTTGGTTGATGTATTAGGTAAAAACCCAGCGACTACCGTTGTAGTAATTGATGAAGTTGAAACAGACAACTGGGGAATAGGCGGTAAAACAGTAACAGAATTACGAGCAGCAACAAAAAATAAATAATGAATTTCTGCAATATAAATAAAGGGTGCCAAGTACACCCTTTTTGCTGATTTATTTTCCTGACAGATAAGGAAGTAACTATGGTTCAATCAATAACTGATGCTTTTCATGCCTTACCTTCAGCAAGTGCTATCTATATTACAGGCGCAGGCATCCAATACCCTTTTGGTATGGCACACGGATTTGCCGACGAAAGTACCCAGAAAAAATTAACTGTAGATACGCCTTTTCGAATCGCTAGTAATACAAAAACCTTTCTCGCTGCCGCTTTTTTACGTTTATGGGAACAAAATGCTCTGTCTCTTGATGATGACATAACGAAGTATTTAAGTGCTAATTATCAACAGACATTATTAGAGCTAGGCTATGATCTTAAGACCATTACACTACGCCATTTATTAAGCCATAGCAGTGGTTTATTCGATCATGCAAATGAAGCTTATCTTGAAGATGTAATTAAAGATCCCTCTCATAAATGGACACGAGAAGAGCAAATTACACGCTATACTCAACAAGTTTTTCCCATTATCCCTGCGGGGAAACGCTTCATTTATTCAGATACAGGATATATTTTGCTAGGTGATATTCTTTCTCAGTTTATGAGAAAAGATATGGCTACTGCCGTTCGTGAACTATTGCATTTTCAAGGCTTAGATTTGCCACAAACGTGGTGGGAAGGTTTAGAACCACAACCCAAGCATCCCAAAGCGCGTGCCAGACAATTTATAGGCGAACATGAAGGAACTCATATTGATGCTTCAATGGATGCTTTTGGTGGTGGCGGACTTGTGATGACAACCCTTGAATTAGCTAAATTTACAGCTGATCTCTTCGAAGATAGAGTTTACTTGCATCCATCAACCTTAAAAGAGATGAAATGGCAAGGCTCACACTCTGGGGCTGCAAATTATCGTTTAGGTTTAATGGCTGAAGAAACTAGTCTAGGTACGCTTTACTATCACCTTGGTTACTGGGGCTCAGCAGCGTATTACTTACCTGAAAAACAGATTGCTATTGCAGGTTTTACAACCCAACGAAATAACCGTGACGATTTGATAGCTATTATTAAAGAAGCTTTTAAACGTCTTTAAGATCAAACAAATAAAAAGCCAAAAATTGGGGTCACTTCAAATATAGAAATAACACTTTTGGCTTTTTGTTTGCTTTGTGGCTGATATATTTTCAATATCAGCCTATCTTTGCTCTATTACGATTTCTTCGTTGGTGTTGTTTCTACCGCTGGAGTTGTTACCGCTGGGTTTCAACTGCTTTACTGGGTGTAGTCGTTGTGACAGGAACAGATGTATTTGCCGTTTCTGGATGAACTTGCTTTTCAAATTGAATGCGCAATTCACCTAGATTTACAGTTGGCGTTTCACCACTTTGCGTTAGCACAAATGCAATATCTTCAGATAAAACTCTTGAAAGTTCCTGATTTAACGTCTCTTTTGTTAAGCCCGCTAAAAATGCTTGGCGTAGGCGCTGATATTGTTCAGGTGGAATATCAATAATATTGCTTTGTTGCGATAACAGACGCTGATTAATTAAAATAGCCGTACTGGTTTTTGCATAACGCGCAAATAATTGAGTTAATTGAAGTTGTTTCTCTTGTTGCAACTCTTGGTACAACTCATCGCTGATACCTTGGTTACGCAAGCGACCCAATTCTTCTCCTACCCATGATGCTAATGCAGGAATGTGTGCTGTAGCAGTATCAAGATTTAAAGAACAACTTGCACGCTGATATTGTACTCGGCAATCAATGTTAATTTGAGTGCTGTCATTTTCTTTACGTTGTTCAAGGCTACGACCTAAATGTACGAAAATCACTTCACGAGCTAAATCACTTAACCAATATTTATTTAACGTATCAGAATCTTTTACTGGCGACCAATTTAAATCCCAAATTAAAGCAATTTGGTCTTTTGCACGCATAGGCTCTTGTACATATAACGTTTCAGGTTTCATATCAGCAAGAACAGGGACTGGAACTGGCGTTACACGCTTTCCTGATAGAGATGAAAAAGCCTGATTAATACTTTCAGTTAATACTCGATTATCAACATTACCTGCAACATAAAGCGTCATCATATCTGGGGTGTACCAACGCTGTTGGTAATCCGACAACTCTTTAGTATTTACTGATTGATTAACGGGTTTGCCCGGATTGTGGCCTTTTAAATTAGAGCCTTCAAGACGTGAGCGCCAGATAGGAGCTTCAATATTAACAGGAAATGTTGCAATCGGAAGTGGTGATTGAACTGCGTTACGAACCGCATTTTCTGTGTATTGTGCAGGTTTAGCAATACCTGCTAATAATGCAAAAGCATCCTTTAACAACTCAGGCTGGTTGTTCGGTAAACTTAGATTATAAACAGTAAAATCATATGAAACGATCATTGGAGGTAACGGATAGTCAGGATCTAGCGCATTTTTCCATAGATTATCGCGTTTCTCTGGCGTTAAACCTGTATTTTCCAAAACATTGAGTTTGGACACTAAGGATGAAAAACCCGTTTCACTGCTTTTTTCTGATAAAGACCCCGTATTAACTAATAAACGGATCTGTATTCTATCATTTGGGCGTTGCGGTGTTTGTAATATTTGCCACTGAAAGCCATTTGCTAGTCGCCCTTCTTGCCAAGCCGGATCAGGCTGTAAAGCCTCTGCTTGAACTTGGCAAACAACAGCGCCGAACATAACGCTTCCCAATAAAATTCGTGTCATTACACCCTGCATGTGAACCTCTGTTGTATTAATCCTTGGTATTAAACCACTTATGAGGTTTAACAATAAGTGCCAAAAGAC
Protein-coding sequences here:
- the yhjD gene encoding inner membrane protein YhjD; the encoded protein is MSEEQQPQTENEKTQLTQPLKKGLEKGLHGGKKAIGVGIKISNFITNIPFIAHLIRTAERFTDRMGNQFGAAITYFSFLSLIPVLMLSFACAGFVLASNPDLLAKLITGVANSIDDPTLASTVQQSIDTAVRQRTTVGLTGLAIALYSGVNWVGNLRQAILAQSRPVWERNKEEQEKIYFRYFRDFLALIGLLFALIVTITLTSVAGSAQRMIVHTLGLDGIEWLTPAWTTIGLTISITANYLLFLWILWILPRHQPKRISLIKGTLIAAIGFEILKSVMTWMLPRIASSPSGAAFGSVIGLMAFFYFFARLTLFCAAWIATDGPNMRKEQLAETQSTS
- a CDS encoding 2-hydroxymuconate tautomerase family protein gives rise to the protein MPYVNIKITREGATAEQKEQLIVGATQLLVDVLGKNPATTVVVIDEVETDNWGIGGKTVTELRAATKNK
- a CDS encoding serine hydrolase domain-containing protein, encoding MVQSITDAFHALPSASAIYITGAGIQYPFGMAHGFADESTQKKLTVDTPFRIASNTKTFLAAAFLRLWEQNALSLDDDITKYLSANYQQTLLELGYDLKTITLRHLLSHSSGLFDHANEAYLEDVIKDPSHKWTREEQITRYTQQVFPIIPAGKRFIYSDTGYILLGDILSQFMRKDMATAVRELLHFQGLDLPQTWWEGLEPQPKHPKARARQFIGEHEGTHIDASMDAFGGGGLVMTTLELAKFTADLFEDRVYLHPSTLKEMKWQGSHSGAANYRLGLMAEETSLGTLYYHLGYWGSAAYYLPEKQIAIAGFTTQRNNRDDLIAIIKEAFKRL
- a CDS encoding insulinase family protein, which codes for MTRILLGSVMFGAVVCQVQAEALQPDPAWQEGRLANGFQWQILQTPQRPNDRIQIRLLVNTGSLSEKSSETGFSSLVSKLNVLENTGLTPEKRDNLWKNALDPDYPLPPMIVSYDFTVYNLSLPNNQPELLKDAFALLAGIAKPAQYTENAVRNAVQSPLPIATFPVNIEAPIWRSRLEGSNLKGHNPGKPVNQSVNTKELSDYQQRWYTPDMMTLYVAGNVDNRVLTESINQAFSSLSGKRVTPVPVPVLADMKPETLYVQEPMRAKDQIALIWDLNWSPVKDSDTLNKYWLSDLAREVIFVHLGRSLEQRKENDSTQINIDCRVQYQRASCSLNLDTATAHIPALASWVGEELGRLRNQGISDELYQELQQEKQLQLTQLFARYAKTSTAILINQRLLSQQSNIIDIPPEQYQRLRQAFLAGLTKETLNQELSRVLSEDIAFVLTQSGETPTVNLGELRIQFEKQVHPETANTSVPVTTTTPSKAVETQR